The Torulaspora globosa chromosome 8, complete sequence genome segment GGGTGCCATTGACGACAATGGTGTATAGTGGCGACTCCATGAACTTTTGGAATCTGGATTTTGGAGGCTGTGGGATGGCAGAAGCGCCAGGGGCCCCAACACCGGGCATACC includes the following:
- the TOM6 gene encoding Tom6p (ancestral locus Anc_5.641): MSAMFGMPGVGAPGASAIPQPPKSRFQKFMESPLYTIVVNGTLFVAGVAFIQSPLMEMMAPQL